From Arachis stenosperma cultivar V10309 chromosome 2, arast.V10309.gnm1.PFL2, whole genome shotgun sequence, one genomic window encodes:
- the LOC130960812 gene encoding protein PSK SIMULATOR 1-like — protein sequence MVAEAWIVKMGNQLSSNLKHALLLETSSTKSKKQNQKRIENNNKETIGILSFEVATAMSKMVHLHKSLSDSEISKLKNETLISEGVRNVVSSDEIHLLELALVEKLEELNQIAAVVSRLGKKCSVPALQGFEHIYSDIVNGVIDMKELGFLVKHMEGMVRKLDRYVNATRNLYSEMEGLNELEEGLKKFQNNHHEESKRAFEQKLMWQRDDVRHLKDVSLWNQNFDKVVQLLARTVCTMYARVSVIFGESALKNNSSVIGESCLSSNVHMSSKRLIHNQSKKNGFHSGSLVNSVMERKGRKGASNSTSTSKAQIEISRDHLAALRHEEFGFACGTSPGKLFMECLSLSSKVSKFDDDDDDDDDGGCGYVIGCEDQQSHMSSCHNSIKHKGFCHTDVPFTRDRQAKSSTQNCSTFGQKISLSLYAVPSTLGGSALSLHYANVIIFIEKLFRYPHLVGEDARDDLYQMLPTSLRLSLKARLKSYVKDLAICDATLAHKWKGNLDGILRWLGPLAHNMIRWQSERNFEQHQIVSRTNVLLLQTLYFADRVKIEELICDLLVGLNYICHYEHQQNALLDCARSFDFEDCLEWQLQCGESFLS from the coding sequence ATGGTTGCCGAAGCTTGGATTGTAAAGATGGGAAACCAGCTAAGCTCCAATCTCAAGCATGCTCTTCTTCTAGAAACTTCCTCAACAAAGAGtaaaaaacagaatcaaaagcgtatagaaaataacaacaaagaGACCATTGGCATTCTTTCTTTCGAAGTAGCAACCGCGATGTCAAAAATGGTTCACCTTCACAAATCACTTTCAGATTCTGAGATCTCAAAGCTCAAGAACGAGACATTAATCTCAGAGGGTGTTAGGAACGTTGTTTCCTCTGATGAGATTCATCTCCTCGAGCTCGCTCTCGTGGAGAAGCTCGAGGAGCTGAACCAAATCGCCGCTGTGGTTTCGCGGCTGGGGAAGAAGTGCTCTGTGCCTGCTTTGCAGGGATTTGAGCATATTTACAGTGACATAGTTAATGGCGTGATTGACATGAAGGAATTAGGGTTCTTGGTTAAGCACATGGAAGGGATGGTGAGGAAATTGGATAGGTATGTTAATGCAACAAGGAATTTGTATAGTGAAATGGAAGGGTTGAATGAATTAGAAGAAGGTTTGAAGAAGTTTCAGAATAATCATCACGAAGAAAGTAAGAGGGCTTTTGAGCAGAAACTCATGTGGCAGAGGGATGATGTGAGGCATCTCAAGGATGTTTCGCTATGGAATCAGAACTTTGATAAGGTCGTTCAGTTATTAGCCAGGACGGTTTGCACCATGTATGCTAGGGTTTCTGTTATCTTTGGCGAATCTGCTTTGAAGAACAATAGTTCTGTGATTGGTGAATCTTGCCTCAGTAGTAATGTTCATATGAGTTCTAAGCGGTTGATTCACAATCAGAGCAAGAAAAATGGATTTCATTCTGGTTCACTTGTGAATTCAGTCATGGAGAGAAAGGGGAGAAAGGGAGCCAGTAATAGTACTAGCACTAGTAAGGCTCAAATAGAAATTAGTAGAGATCACTTAGCGGCTCTTCGGCATGAAGAGTTCGGTTTTGCTTGTGGAACTAGTCCAGGGAAACTTTTTATGGAATGTCTAAGTTTGAGTAGCAAAGTTTCAaaatttgatgatgatgatgatgatgatgatgatggtggctGTGGTTATGTTATTGGTTGCGAGGATCAACAGAGTCACATGTCAAGTTGTCACAACAGCATTAAGCACAAGGGATTCTGCCATACCGATGTTCCTTTCACCAGAGATAGACAGGCAAAGTCTAGTACTCAGAATTGCTCAACATTTGGGCAGAAAATTAGCTTAAGTCTTTATGCGGTTCCTTCCACTCTTGGAGGGTCTGCTTTATCCTTGCACTATGCTAATGTGATAATTTTCATAGAGAAGCTGTTTCGTTACCCGCATTTAGTCGGTGAGGATGCAAGGGATGACCTTTATCAGATGCTGCCAACAAGTTTAAGATTATCTCTTAAGGCAAGACTCAAGTCCTATGTCAAGGATTTGGCCATATGTGATGCTACTCTTGCTCACAAATGGAAGGGGAATCTTGATGGGATACTTAGATGGCTTGGGCCACTTGCACATAACATGATCAGATGGCAAAGTGAGCGCAACTTCGAGCAGCATCAAATTGTCAGCAGGACGAATGTTCTGCTGCTTCAGACTCTTTACTTTGCTGACAGAGTGAAGATTGAGGAACTGATCTGTGATCTTCTTGTTGGGTTGAATTACATATGCCATTATGAACATCAGCAAAATGCGCTTCTTGATTGCGCCAGAAGTTTTGATTTCGAGGATTGCTTGGAGTGGCAGTTGCAATGTGGAGAGTCTTTTCTCAGTTGA